One genomic segment of Candidatus Marinimicrobia bacterium CG08_land_8_20_14_0_20_45_22 includes these proteins:
- a CDS encoding long-chain fatty acid--CoA ligase — MNNLVLPHRFFQNVKAFSDKAAMLSKIGGTFRPVTYYELGNIVRAIALVLDSWGIRKGDRIAILSDNREEWYMSDMACLSIGAISVPVYPTLSALQIGELMKHSKPRAIFFSTQDLLKKIRESDYQFERIISFDKIIETSDVNWIQDIIEHGKQIHVEKPERFQTLLDSVEENDLACINYTSGTTGSPKGVMLSHANFVKDVDNSVKMIQIYPEDTFLSFLPLSHVLERMGGYYVPMLLGATVGFAESVEKVIDNMSEVRPTILISVPRLFEKIYATVMSGVQSGSSIKKKIFYWGLKAGKERMKADIEGTKL, encoded by the coding sequence ATGAATAATCTAGTTTTACCACATCGTTTCTTTCAAAATGTTAAGGCGTTTTCAGACAAAGCCGCTATGCTGTCCAAAATTGGCGGAACTTTTCGTCCCGTCACTTATTATGAGTTAGGAAACATTGTCCGTGCAATCGCACTGGTTCTGGATTCCTGGGGAATTCGAAAAGGAGACCGCATCGCAATCCTATCGGATAATCGTGAAGAGTGGTACATGTCCGATATGGCTTGCCTTTCTATTGGCGCAATCAGCGTCCCAGTTTATCCAACTCTGTCAGCCTTGCAAATCGGCGAATTGATGAAACATTCCAAACCGCGCGCTATCTTTTTTTCGACACAGGATTTGCTGAAAAAAATTCGCGAATCGGATTACCAGTTCGAGCGAATCATATCCTTCGACAAAATTATCGAAACCAGCGACGTAAATTGGATACAGGATATCATTGAACATGGCAAACAGATCCATGTCGAAAAACCCGAGCGATTTCAAACATTGCTGGATTCTGTAGAAGAAAATGATCTTGCGTGCATCAATTATACATCTGGAACGACCGGTTCGCCCAAAGGCGTTATGCTCTCACACGCAAATTTCGTGAAAGATGTCGATAACAGCGTTAAAATGATCCAGATTTATCCAGAAGATACATTCCTTTCATTTTTACCGTTGAGCCATGTTTTGGAACGGATGGGTGGTTATTATGTCCCGATGTTACTGGGCGCGACGGTTGGCTTCGCCGAAAGCGTCGAAAAAGTAATCGACAATATGTCGGAGGTTCGCCCGACTATTTTGATCAGCGTACCACGACTGTTCGAAAAAATTTATGCGACGGTCATGTCTGGCGTCCAATCGGGGTCGTCAATCAAGAAGAAAATATTCTACTGGGGATTAAAAGCGGGAAAAGAGCGCATGAAGGCGGACATTGAAGGAACAAAACTCG